A stretch of Henckelia pumila isolate YLH828 chromosome 4, ASM3356847v2, whole genome shotgun sequence DNA encodes these proteins:
- the LOC140863777 gene encoding uncharacterized protein, translating to MEEVTEEQRKRAEANRAAALSKRQAIASLGKQSSHQNPWKLFRCRKPSPELAADLHVPKQSFVPNILGPSEEFLARIEICSLDSFSVTPVAVKGFTFPGEALCFEKLRDCLSNVMLSHYTQNTGGGKACVYRLQDYQLVLKSLKSWKGIECEEIPWGTFNVIERLSHSFAAGKWIPCRPEHVPDEKVDELISELPKTLLSALLPFQLDGVRFGLRRGGRCLLADEMGLGKTLQAIAIAGCFLKEGSILVVCPAILRHSWAEELERWFPFCTPSDIHLVFGHRDNPARLAEQPRVVVISYTMLRRLQKSMLEQEWATLIIDESHHLRCSKKSLEKDELQAVLDVAKKVKHLILLSGTPSLSRPYDIFHQVNMLWPGLLGQTKYEFAKTYCSVKFVKGSQGNVFQDFSKGIRLEELNVLLKETVMIRRLKEHVLLQLPPKRRQIIKLVLKRSDISLAMATLGLKDVNVSADSVAENALPDISDEDQDNEMNKILSTKLSALGIAKLPGFFEWLSLHPIMAELDEVENNEGSSGSHKMIIFAFHHKVLDGVQAFICEKGIQFVRIDCTITGGDRQSAIHSFQSSKEVKIALVGIRAGGSGLNLTSADNVVFLELPTRPGEIQQAEDRAHRHGQKRLVNIYIFCAKDTSDELHWQRLNTSLLRVSSTVNGKHDVIQEMEVESVSNLETACKTREKNKQLMLGQIENEDRPVEKIMKSHTACTDQDSQPEGASSDLHIPVDRCGGGQYHTAISSWRDKRCRENELLELNGKHANLRDEEFAARAEHEAAVCPLGVVEKIDSRSKEMKVDAMFNETTLTKGGCINEVDIGANSSIQSTALRFEVSKYTGRIHLYSCIPGTDSRPRPFFENFRLEEVECCPLANDVDKMSDKSIKDDPLYRGALMEFINEWKKLRPIEKRKLIGKPLQLPLSCELCYLNESINHNDGGLLRGGSRRRKTPMDEISHSLPSNASRRKVHLSGGNDQKEQLYTQGWSNMDEPLCKLCQTPCKSKYSKSPQFFEDLFCTLNCFEEYRSRTSSRFLREGLFQIEKGICTCCQLDCHRLVENLMPLSLEKRPMYIKKVAPKIADHKKLLDKLVHDPKEGNAWHADHIIPVYKGGGECKLENMRTLCVACHAAVTTAQCAERRIARNKAKKQLKDIMNGLTDAHKSEHINNVVQGSDLRFRHNNIEHDLLIDIPGSAYSGANVNTTKDENLSKELLDNRCSHIICPVDGEFTPVLDEKGQCQESENPRDPSEFVYVHCNVESEVITGKNGIEEHGKLSISAQLSFLRDAALEVSKIEKDKS from the exons ATGGAAGAAGTTACAGAAGAACAAAGGAAACGGGCCGAGGCCAATCGGGCGGCGGCCCTCTCCAAGCGCCAGGCCATTGCCTCCCTCGGCAAACAATCCTCCCACCAGAACCCGTGGAAACTATTCAGATGCCGTAAACCTTCTCCCGAGCTCGCCGCCGATCTTCACGTTCCCAAACAGTCCTTCGTCCCAAACATACTCGGCCCGTCCGAGGAATTCCTGGCCCGGATCGAAATCTGCTCCCTCGATTCGTTTTCCGTGACCCCTGTTGCTGTTAAGGGGTTTACGTTTCCCGGTGAAGCCCTTTGCTTTGAGAAACTCAGGGATTGTCTCTCTAAT GTCATGTTATCACACTACACCCAAAATACTGGTGGAGGAAAAGCTTGTGTTTATAGGCTTCAGGATTATCAGTTGGTTCTAAAGTCTTTGAAGAGTTGGAAAGGTATTGAATGTGAAGAGATACCATGGGGAACATTCAATGTCATTGAGAGGCTTTCACATTCATTTGCCGCTGGGAAATGGATACCTTGCAGGCCAGAACATGTACCTGATGAGAAGGttgatgaattgatttcagagCTTCCAAAAACATTGTTAAGTGCGTTGCTACCTTTTCAACTAGACGGTGTTCGTTTTGGACTGAGGAGGGGCGGTCGGTGTCTTCTTGCGGATGAAATGGGTCTTGGAAAGACTCTGCAG GCCATTGCAATTGCAGGTTGTTTCTTGAAGGAAGGTTCCATACTTGTTGTTTGCCCAGCAATTTTGAGACATTCATGGGCAGAAGAGTTGGAGCGTTGGTTTCCTTTTTGTACGCCTTCTGATATACACCTAG TGTTTGGTCATCGAGACAATCCTGCACGTTTAGCCGAGCAACCAAGAGTCGTGGTGATTTCATACACAATGCTCCGCCGTCTGCAGAAAAGCATGTTGGAACAGGAATGGGCCACCTTGATAATAGATGAATCTCATCATTTACGCTGCAGCAAAAAATCATTAGAAAAGGATGAG CTACAAGCTGTGCTTGATGTGGCTAAGAAGGTGAAGCATCTGATTCTACTGTCTGGAACTCCTTCATTGTCAAG GCCTTATGACATTTTTCATCAGGTAAACATGTTATG GCCAGGTTTGCTTGGGCAGACCAAATATGAGTTTGCAAAAACTTACTGTTCTGTTAAATTTGTCAAGGGTAGCCAAGGAAATGTTTTCCAG GATTTTTCAAAGGGGATACGTCTGGAGGAATTGAATGTTTTACTGAAGGAAACTGTCATG ATAAGGCGCTTAAAGGAGCATGTTTTGCTGCAGTTACCTCCCAAACGCCGgcaaattataaaattagttTTGAAAAGATCAGATATTAGTTTGGCAATGGCAACTTTAGGGCTGAAAGATGTTAACGTTTCTGCAGACAGTGTTGCTGAAAATGCcctgcctgatatttctgatgaaGATCAAG ATAATGAAATGAATAAGATTTTGTCTACGAAGCTCTCAGCACTAGGTATTGCCAAACTACCTGGATTCTTTGAGTGGCTCTCTCTACATCCAATCATGGCTGAGTTAGATGAAGTGGAAAATAATGAAGGAAGTTCGGGTTCTCACAAAATGATAATATTTGCTTTTCATCATAAGGTGCTTGATGGAGTGCAG GCGTTTATATGCGAGAAAGGAATTCAATTTGTTCGCATTGATTGCACAATAACTGGTGGCGACAGGCAATCAGCTATTCACTCCTTTCAGTCATCAAAAGAG GTTAAAATTGCATTAGTTGGAATTCGTGCTGGAGGCTCCGGACTTAACCTAACATCAGCTGACAATGTTGTATTCTTGGAATTGCCGACAAGACCCGGTGAAATTCAACAG GCTGAAGATCGAGCTCATAGACATGGGCAAAAGAGATTGGTGAACATATACATTTTCTGTGCAAAG GATACTTCTGATGAGTTACATTGGCAGCGGTTGAATACAAGTTTACTTCGAGTTTCATCTACTGTGAATGGGAAACATGACGTAATACAGGAAATGGAG GTTGAGAGTGTTTCTAATCTTGAGACTGCCTGTAAAACAAGAGAGAAAAACAAGCAGTTAATGCTTGGCCAGATAGAAAATGAGGATAGGCCCGTAGAAAAGATCATGAAATCCCATACTGCTTGCACTGATCAAGATTCACAGCCTGAAGGGGCATCCAGTGACTTGCATATACCGGTGGATAGGTGTGGTGGTGGACAATATCATACTGCTATTTCGTCATGGAGGGACAAGCGTTGTCGTGAG aatgaattacttgagctAAATGGAAAGCATGCCAATCTTAGAGATGAGGAATTTGCTGCAAGAGCTGAACATGAAGCTGCTGTTTGTCCTCTTGGTGTTGTAGAAAAGATTGACAGCAGAAGTAAAGAAATGAAG GTTGACGCTATGTTCAACGAAACCACATTAACCAAAGGGGGATGCATCAATGAAGTCGATATTGGAGCTAATAGTTCCATCCAATCAACTGCTCTCCGGTTTGAG GTTAGCAAGTATACTGGAAGGATCCACTTGTATTCTTGCATCCCAGGAACAGACTCTAGACCAAGgccattttttgaaaatttccgGCTAGAGGAAGTTGAGTGCTGCCCACTTGCAAATGATGTTGATAAAATGTCTGATAAATCTATCAAGGATGATCCACTATACAGAGGAGCTCTTATGGAATTCATCAATGAATGGAAGAAGCTGAGGCCTATTGAGAAGAGGAAATTGATTGGCAAGCCCTTACAGCTCCCACTGTCTTGTGAATTATGTTATTTAAATGAAAGCATCAATCATAATGATGGG GGACTACTGAGGGGTGGAAGTAGACGGCGTAAAACACCTATGGATGAGATAAGTCATTCATTACCCTCAAATGCTTCCCGGAGAAAAGTTCATCTCTCTGGTGGTAATGATCAGAAAGAGCAACTTTATACGCAGGGTTGGTCTAACATGGATGAACCACTCTGCAAGCTATGTCAAACTCCTTGCAA GAGTAAATACTCTAAATCGCCTCAATTCTTTGAGGACCTTTTTTGCACTTTGAATTGCTTTGAAGAATATCGCTCACGAACTAGCAGCAGATTTCTTCGTGAG GGTCTTTTCCAAATTGAGAAAGGAATTTGCACGTGTTGTCAATTAGATTGTCATCGACTTGTTGAAAACTTAATGCCTCTATCACTTGAAAAGAGGCCAATGTATATCAAGAAAGTGGCTCCAAAAATAGCAGATCACAAAAAATT ACTGGACAAGCTTGTTCATGACCCAAAAGAAGGCAATGCTTGGCATGCAGACCACATTATACCCGTGTATAAGGGGGGAG GTGAATGCAAACTAGAGAACATGAGGACTCTTTGTGTTGCTTGTCATGCTGCTGTTACCACTGCACAATGTGCAGAACGACGTATTGCTAGAAACAAGGCTAAGAAACAACTCAAAGACATCATGAATGGCCTCACAGATGCCCACAAATCTGAGCATATCAATAATGTAGTACAG GGCTCTGATTTAAGGTTCCGACATAACAACATAGAGCATGATCTACTTATCGATATTCCTGGAAGTGCATATTCTGGAGCAAATGTGAATACAACCAAGGACGAAAATCTATCGAAAGAACTACTTGATAATCGATGTTCACACATCATCTGCCCTGTGGATGGTGAGTTTACTCCAGTTCTTGACGAGAAAGGACAGTGCCAAGAATCCGAAAATCCCCGTGATCCGTCAGAATTCGTATATGTTCATTGCAATGTAGAATCTGAGGTGATAACCGGTAAAAATGGGATTGAAGAACATGGTAAACTGTCTATTTCTGCGCAGCTATCTTTTCTGAGAGATGCAGCTCTGGAAGTTTCGAAAATCGAAAAAGACAAATCTTGA
- the LOC140863778 gene encoding uncharacterized protein has product MAGKAETSKTLPVPAVGELQQIHSAYRLNGKNYLKWSQLVRTTLKGKGKLSHLLGSGPNKKDPKFAAWDEEDSLIMAWLWNSMMPDISDTCMFLTTAKEIWDSIRQTYSKKGDAAQIYEIKVQTGLATQRNKSVTAYASTLKNLWQEIYHYRCFETKCPDDATILKNYIEQDRVYDFLVGLNPEFDQVRVQILGRDQIPSLNDDATILKNYIEQDRVYDFLVGFNPEFDQVRVQILGRDQIPSLNEVIAIIRSEESRCHA; this is encoded by the coding sequence ATGGCTGGAAAAGCCGAAACTTCTAAAACCCTTCCAGTTCCTGCTGTTGGAGAATTACAGCAAATCCATTCTGCCTATCGGCTAAATGGCAAAAACTATTTAAAATGGTCCCAGCTCGTCAGGACCACATTGAAGGGTAAAGGAAAGCTCAGCCATCTGCTTGGTAGTGGGCCTAACAAAAAGGACCCCAAGTTTGCTGCCTGGGATGAAGAAGACTCCCTTATTATGGCTTGGCTCTGGAATTCTATGATGCCCGACATCAGTGATACATGCATGTTCCTCACCACTGCCAAGGAGATTTGGGACAGCATTCGCCAAACATATTCCAAGAAGGGAGATGCTGCCCAAATCTATGAAATCAAAGTACAAACAGGCTTGGCTACTCAAAGAAATAAATCTGTTACAGCGTATGCTAGtactctgaaaaatttgtggcAAGAGATATATCATTATCGATGCTTCGAGACCAAGTGCCCAGACGATGCGAcaattctgaaaaattacattgaACAAGATAGGGTCTATGACTTTCTCGTGGGACTCAACCCTGAATTCGATCAAGTCCGCGTTCAAATCCTTGGGAGGGACCAAATTCCATCTTTGAATGACGATGCGAcaattctgaaaaattacattgaACAAGATAGGGTCTATGACTTTCTCGTGGGATTCAACCCTGAATTCGATCAAGTCCGCGTTCAAATCCTTGGGAGGGACCAAATTCCATCTTTGAATGAGGTTATAGCCATCATTCGATCGGAAGAAAGTCGGTGTCATGCTTAA
- the LOC140863572 gene encoding heparanase-like protein 2: MGFPTSFLILLAFLPTILAQDLEEARLIIDTSTIITETDANYICATIDWWPQDKCNYNRCPWGSSSAINLNLSHPFLNNAVRAFKNLRIRVGGSLQDQVLYNVGKLNSPCRQFRKERGGLFGFSKGCLHMERWDELNNFFKKMGVLVTFGLNALYGRRHIKRGVWGGDWNSGNARDFINYTISKGYHVDSWEFGNELSGKGIGASVGPEQYGKDSIHLNAMVDELYRNFGSRPYILAPGGFFDKLWFEKLLQISGPHVLDVISHHLYNLGPANDPILASKILNPDHLNKASFVFSNITSTIQVNGPWTSAWIGESGGTYNNGAWDISNTFLNSFWYLDQLGMAAKYNTKVYCRQTLIGGFYGLLNKTTFIPNPDYYSALLWHRLMGKGVLAVNSHASPHLRAYAHCSKERAGITVLLINLSNQTVYNIETESSNNSELPVKLQTGGRKRSFVHSLKESVSWIGKKAADVKLVREEYHLTPEYGDLRSKTMMLNDQPLELTEKGDIPSLVPIFRDLDSPLTIGPLSIKFVVFPNLNAPSC, from the exons ATGGGATTCCCGACGTCGTTTTTGATCTTGCTGGCCTTTCTACCAACAATTTTAGCCCAGGATTTGGAAGAGGCGAGACTTATCATTGACACAAGTACAATAATTACTGAAACAGATGCTAATTATATTTGTGCCACTATTGATTGGTGGCCTCAAGATAAGTGCAACTACAATAGATGCCCATGGGGATCATCTTCCGCTATAAATCTT AACTTATCTCACCCTTTTCTGAACAATGCCGTTCGAG CTTTTAAGAATTTGCGAATCAGAGTTGGCGGTTCGCTGCAAGACCAAGTTCTGTATAACGTGGGAAAACTGAATTCGCCTTGCCGGCAATTTAGGAAGGAGAGGGGTGGGTTGTTTGGATTTTCAAAGGGATGCTTACATATGGAGAGGTGGGATGAGCTGAATAACTTTTTCAAGAAGATGGG TGTTCTTGTGACTTTTGGCCTTAATGCATTATACGGTAGACGTCATATTAAAAGAGGAGTTTGGGGAGGAGATTGGAATTCCGGCAATGCTCGTGATTTCATTAATTACACTATATCCAAAGGGTACCATGTAGACTCTTGGGAATTTG GTAATGAGTTAAGTGGCAAAGGTATTGGGGCTAGTGTTGGTCCTGAGCAATATGGAAAAGATTCAATCCATCTGAACGCAATGGTTGATGAATTGTATAGGAATTTTGGCTCAAGACCTTATATCTTGGCTCCAGGAGGGTTCTTTGATAAGTTGTGGTTCGAGAAACTACTTCAAATCTCCGGTCCACACGTACTTGATGTTATATCTCATCATTTGTATAATTTGGGTCCTG CAAATGATCCTATTCTTGCAAGTAAAATCCTCAATCCTGATCACTTGAACAAGGCATCATTCGTATTCAGCAATATCACATCAACCATTCAAGTGAATGGTCCCTGGACTTCTGCCTGGATTGGAGAATCAGGAGGCACCTACAACAATGGTGCTTGGGACATATCAAACACATTTTTGAACAGCTTTTG GTATCTAGATCAACTTGGAATGGCAGCAAAGTACAATACTAAAGTATATTGCAGGCAGACTCTGATCGGTGGATTCTACGGGCTTCTTAACAAAACTACCTTCATTCCAAATCCTGATTATTATAG TGCACTTCTATGGCATCGGCTTATGGGGAAAGGAGTTCTTGCTGTTAACAGCCATGCATCACCACATTTGCGCGCTTATGCTCATTGTTCAAAAGAAAGA GCTGGCATTACTGTACTACTTATAAATTTAAGCAATCAAACTGTCTACAACATTGAAACCGAATCCAGTAACAACAGTGAGTTACCTGTGAAATTGCAAACCGGGGGCAGAAAAAGATCTTTTGTGCACAGTCTCAAGGAATCAGTGTCATGGATTGGGAAAAAAGCAGCGGATGTGAAACTAGTTCGAGAGGAGTATCACTTGACTCCCGAATATGGTGATCTGCGAAGCAAAACCATGATGTTGAATGATCAACCACTAGAGTTGACTGAAAAAGGTGACATCCCCAGTTTGGTTCCCATTTTCCGCGATCTGGATTCTCCGTTAACAATCGGTCCTTTGTCGATTAAGTTTGTTGTGTTTCCGAACTTAAATGCTCCAAGTTGCTAA